From the genome of Hyperolius riggenbachi isolate aHypRig1 chromosome 9, aHypRig1.pri, whole genome shotgun sequence, one region includes:
- the SH2D2A gene encoding SH2 domain-containing protein 2A isoform X1 produces MCQQNTDFPPVLFSTFKPPHSDKEEAEDASPNRATQPTKPISEAPAGKEKPALPKLTLKQDIAMKPGVKLKEQTYQWFERTQRKKLIKMGQFPEWFHGFVTRSRAEEILQDKPQGSFLIRFCESRVGFVLSYRGAERCRHFVLNQQDDEQYVIEGEDTAHPQLEDLISYYCKNPVQPYKELLSTPCSKNPRKPDSPDVLRSSPKSPSRGFMYGKVIKQGKEMPNPATVLAKSPKEKNKAFFNGKVQDELEVALLARKSTPPPEKDPPQSQEDHKDHLAAYAPVTKPPGKIRGVSHKEPVSRGPTYASIDELHAYTEPNTWATTEESKFEQDHIAFYAVGRGSCVIDLENVYSEVDVNAAASCECRAPRYVPSGFSTLQHPTNKISQPEKTSAFHSSFRTQKQLTSLQENNAMGQGKASKQVSKPKSKAKKKTPVQFDDEAYGKSSSHQTSPPLLPPPQAEQENIYEKIPEDYPMKARKPRRLAETEYP; encoded by the exons ATTTCCCACCTgtcttgttcagcaccttcaagcCTCCTCACTCGGACAAGGAAGAAGCTGAAGATGCCAGCCCTAACCGTGCCACACAACCCACCAAGCCAATCTCTGAGGCCCCAGCTGGCAAG GAGAAACCAGCACTCCCTAAGCTGACTCTGAAGCAGGACATCGCTATGAAACCAGGAGTTAAACTCAAAGAACAGACCTATCAGTGGTTTGAACGGACTCAGAGGAAGAAGCTGATCAAGATGGGGCAGTTCCCAGAATGGTTCCATGGCTTTGTCACACGCAG CCGAGCAGAGGAGATTCTGCAGGACAAGCCACAAGGAAGCTTTCTCATCCGATTCTGTGAGAGCCGGGTTGGATTTGTCCTCTCTTACAG AGGTGCTGAGCGCTGTCGCCATTTTGTACTGAATCAGCAAGATGATGAGCAGTATGTGATTGAGGGGGAGGACACGGCCCATCCTCAGCTGGAAGACCTGATCAGCTATTACTGCAAGAACCCAGTGCAACCGTACAAGGAACTGCTATCCACTCCCTGTAGCAAG AACCCAAGGAAGCCTGACTCTCCAGACGTATTGCGTAGTTCACCCAAATCACCCTCTCGTGGCTTCATGTATGGAAAAGTCATCAAGCAGGGAAAGGAGATGCCAAACCCCGCTACTGTACTGGCCAAATCTCCAAAGGAAAAGAATAAGGCATTCTTCAATGGAAAAGTTCAG GATGAGCTTGAGGTTGCTTTACTAGCTCGAAAATCCACACCACCTCCTGAAAAAGACCCTCCTCAAAGTCAAGAAGACCACAAAGATCATTTAGCTGCCTATGCCCCAGTTACTAAACCTCCAGGAAAAATCAGAGGTGTAAGCCATAAAGAACCTGTTTCAAGAGGTCCAACTTATGCCTCAATAGATGAACTGCATGCATACACGGAGCCCAACACATGGGCCACAACTGAAGAGAGCAAGTTTGAACAGGATCACATAGCCTTCTACGCTGTAGGCCGGGGGTCTTGCGTTATTGATTTAGAAAATGTATACAGTGAGGTGGATGTAAATGCCGCAGCGTCTTGTGAATGCAGAGCACCCAGGTATGTTCCGTCTGGGTTTTCTACTTTACAACATCCAACAAACAAGATTTCACAACCTGAAAAGACCTCAGCGTTCCATTCCTCATTCCGTACACAAAAGCAGTTGACTTCCCTACAGGAAAACAATGCCATGGGGCAAGGGAAGGCCAGCAAACAAGTCTCCAAGCCAAAATCAAAG GCAAAAAAGAAGACACCTGTCCAGTTTGATGATGAGGCCTATGGAAAGAGCTCTTCCCATCAAACcagtccccccctcctccctccaccccaagCGGAGCAGGAAAACATCTATGAGAAGATCCCAGAAGATTATCCTATGAAAGCAAGAAAGCCAAGAAGGCTAGCTGAAACTGAATATCCGTGA
- the SH2D2A gene encoding SH2 domain-containing protein 2A isoform X2 has translation MGAARRMEAGTGGLLLQEKPALPKLTLKQDIAMKPGVKLKEQTYQWFERTQRKKLIKMGQFPEWFHGFVTRSRAEEILQDKPQGSFLIRFCESRVGFVLSYRGAERCRHFVLNQQDDEQYVIEGEDTAHPQLEDLISYYCKNPVQPYKELLSTPCSKNPRKPDSPDVLRSSPKSPSRGFMYGKVIKQGKEMPNPATVLAKSPKEKNKAFFNGKVQDELEVALLARKSTPPPEKDPPQSQEDHKDHLAAYAPVTKPPGKIRGVSHKEPVSRGPTYASIDELHAYTEPNTWATTEESKFEQDHIAFYAVGRGSCVIDLENVYSEVDVNAAASCECRAPRYVPSGFSTLQHPTNKISQPEKTSAFHSSFRTQKQLTSLQENNAMGQGKASKQVSKPKSKAKKKTPVQFDDEAYGKSSSHQTSPPLLPPPQAEQENIYEKIPEDYPMKARKPRRLAETEYP, from the exons atgggagctgcgcgccggatggaggctgggacaggaggtctgctgctgcag GAGAAACCAGCACTCCCTAAGCTGACTCTGAAGCAGGACATCGCTATGAAACCAGGAGTTAAACTCAAAGAACAGACCTATCAGTGGTTTGAACGGACTCAGAGGAAGAAGCTGATCAAGATGGGGCAGTTCCCAGAATGGTTCCATGGCTTTGTCACACGCAG CCGAGCAGAGGAGATTCTGCAGGACAAGCCACAAGGAAGCTTTCTCATCCGATTCTGTGAGAGCCGGGTTGGATTTGTCCTCTCTTACAG AGGTGCTGAGCGCTGTCGCCATTTTGTACTGAATCAGCAAGATGATGAGCAGTATGTGATTGAGGGGGAGGACACGGCCCATCCTCAGCTGGAAGACCTGATCAGCTATTACTGCAAGAACCCAGTGCAACCGTACAAGGAACTGCTATCCACTCCCTGTAGCAAG AACCCAAGGAAGCCTGACTCTCCAGACGTATTGCGTAGTTCACCCAAATCACCCTCTCGTGGCTTCATGTATGGAAAAGTCATCAAGCAGGGAAAGGAGATGCCAAACCCCGCTACTGTACTGGCCAAATCTCCAAAGGAAAAGAATAAGGCATTCTTCAATGGAAAAGTTCAG GATGAGCTTGAGGTTGCTTTACTAGCTCGAAAATCCACACCACCTCCTGAAAAAGACCCTCCTCAAAGTCAAGAAGACCACAAAGATCATTTAGCTGCCTATGCCCCAGTTACTAAACCTCCAGGAAAAATCAGAGGTGTAAGCCATAAAGAACCTGTTTCAAGAGGTCCAACTTATGCCTCAATAGATGAACTGCATGCATACACGGAGCCCAACACATGGGCCACAACTGAAGAGAGCAAGTTTGAACAGGATCACATAGCCTTCTACGCTGTAGGCCGGGGGTCTTGCGTTATTGATTTAGAAAATGTATACAGTGAGGTGGATGTAAATGCCGCAGCGTCTTGTGAATGCAGAGCACCCAGGTATGTTCCGTCTGGGTTTTCTACTTTACAACATCCAACAAACAAGATTTCACAACCTGAAAAGACCTCAGCGTTCCATTCCTCATTCCGTACACAAAAGCAGTTGACTTCCCTACAGGAAAACAATGCCATGGGGCAAGGGAAGGCCAGCAAACAAGTCTCCAAGCCAAAATCAAAG GCAAAAAAGAAGACACCTGTCCAGTTTGATGATGAGGCCTATGGAAAGAGCTCTTCCCATCAAACcagtccccccctcctccctccaccccaagCGGAGCAGGAAAACATCTATGAGAAGATCCCAGAAGATTATCCTATGAAAGCAAGAAAGCCAAGAAGGCTAGCTGAAACTGAATATCCGTGA